From one [Ruminococcus] lactaris ATCC 29176 genomic stretch:
- the hydE gene encoding [FeFe] hydrogenase H-cluster radical SAM maturase HydE produces MKEEFHLIDQLEMDQFLSRDEWIFLIEHRSDALERYLFEKSEAVRIREYGHDIYIRGLIEFTNYCHNDCYYCGIRKSNPNILRYRLSPSEILSCCHIGYELGFRTFVLQGGEDNWFTTKRMAEIVAEIHSHFPDCAITLSIGERSRESYQALFDAGADRYLLRHETYDPVHYRRLHPDSLSAVHRRKCLWDLKEIGYHIGTGFMVGSPFQTAENLADDLLFLKELNPQMVGIGPFIPHHDTRFSHEPPGTLKLTLFLLGLIRLMIPKVLLPATTALGTISPQGRELGIRAGANVVMPNLSPTEVRKNYLLYDNKICTGEESAQCRDCLEQRMASIGYQVVVSRGDSRNRSI; encoded by the coding sequence ATGAAGGAAGAATTTCACTTGATCGATCAATTAGAAATGGATCAGTTTCTTTCACGCGATGAATGGATCTTTCTGATCGAACACCGTTCTGATGCACTGGAACGATATCTTTTTGAAAAGTCTGAAGCAGTCCGTATCCGCGAATATGGCCATGATATTTATATCCGCGGACTGATTGAATTTACCAACTACTGTCACAACGATTGCTATTACTGCGGTATCAGGAAAAGCAATCCCAACATTCTGCGTTACCGCCTGTCTCCGTCTGAGATTCTTTCCTGCTGCCACATCGGTTATGAACTGGGGTTCCGCACCTTTGTACTTCAGGGTGGTGAAGATAACTGGTTTACAACAAAACGGATGGCAGAGATTGTTGCAGAGATTCACTCGCATTTTCCTGATTGTGCTATTACACTGTCCATCGGTGAACGTTCACGGGAAAGCTATCAGGCTTTGTTCGATGCGGGTGCTGACCGTTATCTGCTCCGTCATGAAACATATGACCCTGTCCATTACCGCAGGCTTCATCCTGATTCGCTTTCTGCCGTTCACAGACGGAAATGCCTTTGGGATCTGAAGGAAATCGGTTATCATATCGGGACAGGCTTTATGGTTGGCTCTCCATTTCAGACCGCAGAAAATCTGGCTGATGATCTTCTCTTTCTGAAGGAACTCAATCCACAGATGGTCGGGATCGGACCTTTCATTCCTCATCACGATACCCGATTTTCCCATGAGCCACCCGGAACTCTGAAGCTGACGCTCTTTCTTTTGGGCCTGATCCGGCTGATGATTCCGAAAGTACTGCTGCCCGCAACTACGGCTCTTGGAACGATTTCGCCCCAGGGACGGGAACTGGGAATCCGGGCAGGAGCAAATGTCGTAATGCCGAATCTTTCCCCAACAGAAGTAAGAAAGAATTATCTCCTGTACGACAACAAGATCTGTACCGGTGAAGAATCTGCTCAGTGCAGGGACTGCCTTGAACAGAGAATGGCATCCATTGGATACCAGGTTGTTGTGTCCAGAGGAGACTCACGAAACCGATCAATTTAA
- the hydG gene encoding [FeFe] hydrogenase H-cluster radical SAM maturase HydG, with protein MYDITSSCADDFINHEEILDTLAYADQNKENSTLIDSIIQKAKKRKGLSHREASVLLACPIPEKNEEIFRLAEQIKKDFYGNRIVMFAPLYLSNYCINGCTYCPYHAKNKHIARKQLSQEEIRKEVIALQDMGHKRLALEAGEDPVRNTMDYYLECIRTIYSIHHRNGAIRRVNINIAATTVDHYRLLKEAGIGTYILFQETYHKESYLSLHPTGPKHDYNYHTEAMDRAMQGGIDDVGLGVLFGLDKYRYEFAGLLMHAEHLEAAFGVGPHTISVPRLRRADDIDPDQFDNGIDDDTFAKIVACIRIAVPYTGMIISTRENQQSRERVLHLGISQISGGSRTSVGGYCEPEPEDEKSEQFDVSDTRTLDEVVRWLMEMDYIPSFCTACYREGRTGDRFMSLCKSGQIQNCCHPNALMTLKEYLTDYASPETAAIGNRLIEKEVLNVPNEKARKIVLENLRLIEQDNRRDFRF; from the coding sequence ATGTACGATATCACTTCATCCTGTGCAGATGATTTCATTAATCATGAAGAGATTCTTGATACACTTGCCTATGCAGATCAAAATAAAGAAAATAGTACCCTGATCGATTCTATTATTCAAAAAGCCAAAAAAAGAAAAGGATTGTCACACCGGGAAGCCTCCGTGCTTCTTGCCTGTCCGATCCCGGAAAAAAATGAAGAGATCTTCCGGCTTGCAGAACAGATCAAAAAAGATTTCTATGGAAACCGAATTGTGATGTTTGCACCACTTTACCTGTCAAATTACTGTATCAATGGATGTACTTACTGCCCTTATCATGCCAAAAATAAGCATATCGCAAGGAAACAGTTATCGCAGGAAGAAATACGGAAAGAGGTCATTGCCCTCCAGGATATGGGACATAAACGTCTTGCCCTGGAAGCAGGCGAAGACCCAGTCCGTAATACCATGGACTACTATTTAGAATGTATCCGGACCATCTACAGTATCCACCACAGAAATGGAGCGATCCGCCGGGTCAATATCAATATTGCAGCAACAACTGTCGATCATTACCGACTGCTCAAAGAGGCAGGGATCGGAACTTATATTCTCTTTCAGGAAACCTACCATAAGGAAAGTTACCTGTCACTTCATCCGACCGGACCAAAGCATGACTACAATTATCACACCGAAGCCATGGATCGGGCAATGCAGGGTGGAATTGATGATGTCGGCCTCGGAGTTTTGTTCGGGCTTGACAAATATCGCTATGAATTTGCCGGACTGCTCATGCATGCAGAACATCTTGAAGCCGCATTCGGAGTCGGCCCGCATACCATCAGCGTTCCACGGCTCAGACGTGCCGATGATATTGATCCTGACCAGTTTGACAATGGAATTGATGATGATACCTTTGCCAAGATCGTTGCCTGCATCCGTATTGCAGTTCCCTATACTGGAATGATCATTTCCACCCGGGAGAATCAGCAGTCAAGAGAACGTGTTCTTCATCTTGGTATTTCTCAGATCAGCGGCGGATCACGTACCAGCGTCGGTGGTTACTGCGAACCTGAACCTGAAGATGAAAAATCGGAACAATTTGATGTCAGCGACACCCGGACACTGGATGAAGTCGTCCGCTGGCTTATGGAAATGGATTATATCCCCAGCTTCTGTACTGCCTGTTACCGGGAAGGCCGTACCGGTGACCGCTTCATGTCGCTGTGTAAAAGTGGACAGATCCAGAACTGCTGCCACCCAAATGCCCTGATGACACTGAAAGAATATCTGACAGACTATGCCTCTCCTGAAACGGCAGCCATCGGAAACCGGCTGATTGAAAAGGAAGTCCTGAATGTTCCGAATGAAAAAGCAAGAAAGATCGTGCTTGAAAACCTCAGACTGATTGAGCAGGATAATCGGAGAGACTTCCGGTTCTGA
- a CDS encoding YdcF family protein yields MKIVTIFWILLAVLCGGYGILIRAIGSGTGFFLVWIALAVIFVGCSAAAQAGLWGIMPQFLRRVTLVLLCLILVLFTGIGGCIGSKMNTEGKPGLDYIIVLGAQVYERGPSAVLRFRLDKAVEYLNENPQTKCIVSGGKGSNEPCSEAEGMEKYLIRQGIPEERILKEEKSKTTAENIQYSKKFIKSKESVGIVTNNFHMFRALQIAKRQGLEDPSGIAAESTALYLPNNVLREILAEIKYLIF; encoded by the coding sequence ATGAAAATAGTTACGATATTTTGGATTCTGCTGGCGGTTCTTTGCGGTGGATATGGAATCCTGATCCGGGCGATTGGTTCGGGAACCGGTTTCTTTCTTGTGTGGATTGCACTGGCAGTCATTTTCGTGGGATGTTCGGCAGCAGCACAGGCCGGCTTGTGGGGAATCATGCCACAGTTTCTGCGGAGAGTGACATTGGTATTGTTATGTCTGATTTTGGTACTTTTTACAGGAATTGGTGGCTGCATCGGAAGTAAAATGAACACAGAAGGGAAACCGGGACTGGACTATATCATTGTTCTTGGGGCACAGGTCTATGAGCGTGGTCCAAGTGCAGTTTTAAGGTTTCGGCTGGATAAGGCAGTGGAATATTTAAATGAAAATCCACAGACCAAATGTATTGTATCAGGTGGAAAAGGCAGCAATGAACCTTGTTCCGAGGCAGAAGGAATGGAAAAATATCTGATCCGGCAGGGAATCCCGGAAGAACGGATTTTGAAAGAGGAGAAGTCGAAGACGACAGCTGAAAATATCCAATATAGCAAAAAGTTCATAAAAAGCAAGGAATCAGTTGGCATCGTCACGAATAACTTTCATATGTTCCGTGCGTTGCAGATTGCTAAAAGGCAGGGACTGGAAGACCCGTCAGGAATTGCTGCAGAATCGACAGCATTGTATCTGCCGAATAATGTGCTAAGAGAGATACTGGCAGAGATCAAGTATTTGATTTTTTAG
- a CDS encoding sensor histidine kinase: MVTKLKSRDNLKYLILVILICICSTVLLSRYGSFYEAGEKAQKEKADSMENVISDMGDGLAIGNCILDNEISGGREQSELLEEYGMSQFNLLKKYMEYGAFDRNGESLLKSTSDSVATRLLSDSDSIYGIRVAYTYDADGELSDIEVSGSRLTPEEEYEAEQSFLADVRFMEDAYGIELSGGQSMTLIYGMSAANVESYAENFYEDQRSGDMVIWYSGLSRSVNCMMLLLAVAAALLPTLLRTEEYKGKIFRVPFEGVILILIVIFGWSADWLYYPANILCRTVDGTLVHMIRPFRQMAEIGINLAMWSGIFLILCWAGACLCGIFTRKRAYWKEQTLTSMLIRWKNQHELHMGKDFVSLVKGIMKRLKKLVRKQYDALTHIDFRDKTHKAILRIVIVNFVILVVVELVSLMCGFEFYALVIYSIVLFLILRKFFRDVQRKYQMLLHATNELAEGNLDVVIEGDAGVFMPIQKELCRIQQGFKKAVDEEVKNERMKTELVTNVSHDLRTPLTAIITYTDLLKNETDPEKQKEYIEVLERKSFRLKVLIEDLFEISKAASKSVKMNYMQVDLVGLIRQVELENDSKIQDAKLEFRWKLPDHKVIMWLDSEKTYRIFENLIVNITKYAMAQTRVYIEMKEFSDKVSISMKNVSATELDFDVNEITDRFVRGDSSRNTEGSGLGLAIAKSFIELQHGTLQITTEADLFKAEIVLPRLSEGQTGQTEV; encoded by the coding sequence TTGGTTACAAAATTGAAAAGCAGGGATAATCTGAAGTATCTGATCCTGGTGATCCTGATCTGTATCTGTTCAACCGTATTGCTCAGTCGGTATGGATCGTTTTACGAGGCAGGAGAAAAGGCTCAGAAAGAGAAGGCAGATTCTATGGAAAATGTCATTTCTGATATGGGTGACGGACTTGCGATCGGAAACTGTATTCTGGACAATGAAATATCCGGAGGGCGAGAGCAGTCGGAGCTGTTGGAAGAATATGGAATGTCTCAGTTTAATCTGCTGAAAAAATATATGGAGTACGGGGCATTTGACCGAAATGGAGAGAGTCTTTTAAAGAGTACGTCGGATTCTGTGGCAACAAGGCTTCTGTCGGATTCGGATTCCATTTATGGTATTCGGGTGGCATATACTTATGATGCGGATGGGGAACTGTCAGATATTGAAGTGTCAGGCAGCAGGCTGACACCGGAAGAAGAATATGAGGCAGAGCAGAGCTTTTTAGCTGATGTACGGTTTATGGAAGATGCTTATGGGATTGAATTATCCGGTGGACAGAGTATGACGCTTATTTATGGAATGTCGGCTGCGAATGTAGAGAGTTATGCTGAAAATTTTTATGAAGATCAGAGAAGCGGGGATATGGTCATATGGTATAGTGGACTGAGCCGTTCTGTCAACTGCATGATGCTTTTGCTGGCAGTGGCTGCGGCACTTCTTCCGACACTTTTAAGGACGGAAGAATATAAAGGAAAGATTTTCCGCGTACCATTTGAAGGAGTCATATTGATTCTGATTGTTATTTTTGGATGGAGTGCCGACTGGCTGTACTATCCGGCAAATATTCTCTGCAGGACAGTCGATGGGACATTGGTGCATATGATAAGACCATTCCGGCAAATGGCAGAGATAGGAATTAATTTGGCGATGTGGAGCGGTATTTTTCTGATTCTCTGCTGGGCAGGGGCGTGTCTTTGTGGTATATTCACAAGAAAGAGAGCATACTGGAAGGAGCAGACGCTGACCAGCATGCTGATCCGGTGGAAAAATCAGCATGAATTGCATATGGGAAAAGATTTTGTGAGCCTGGTAAAAGGGATCATGAAAAGGCTGAAAAAGCTGGTACGAAAGCAGTATGATGCTCTGACCCATATAGACTTCCGTGATAAGACGCATAAAGCAATCTTAAGAATTGTTATAGTGAATTTTGTTATACTTGTAGTGGTTGAATTGGTCAGCCTGATGTGCGGATTTGAATTTTATGCACTGGTGATCTACTCGATTGTACTGTTCCTGATCCTGAGAAAGTTTTTCCGGGATGTACAGAGAAAGTATCAGATGCTGCTTCATGCGACAAATGAACTGGCAGAAGGAAATCTTGATGTGGTGATCGAGGGGGATGCAGGAGTTTTCATGCCGATACAGAAGGAGCTGTGCAGGATCCAGCAGGGATTCAAAAAGGCAGTGGATGAAGAGGTAAAAAATGAGCGGATGAAGACGGAACTGGTGACGAATGTTTCACATGATCTGCGGACACCGCTGACTGCCATTATCACTTATACAGATCTTCTGAAAAATGAGACAGATCCGGAAAAGCAGAAAGAGTATATTGAGGTACTGGAGCGGAAATCTTTCCGGCTCAAAGTGCTGATCGAGGATTTATTTGAGATCAGTAAAGCAGCAAGCAAGAGTGTGAAGATGAATTATATGCAGGTTGATCTGGTGGGGCTGATCCGGCAGGTGGAGCTGGAAAATGATTCTAAGATCCAGGATGCAAAGCTGGAGTTCCGCTGGAAATTGCCGGATCATAAGGTGATTATGTGGCTGGACAGTGAAAAGACCTACCGCATTTTTGAAAATCTGATCGTGAATATCACAAAGTATGCCATGGCACAGACGAGAGTTTATATAGAAATGAAAGAGTTTTCGGATAAAGTCAGCATTTCTATGAAAAATGTATCAGCAACAGAACTGGATTTTGATGTGAATGAGATCACGGATCGGTTTGTCCGTGGCGATTCTTCAAGAAATACAGAAGGATCAGGACTGGGACTTGCGATTGCAAAAAGCTTTATTGAATTGCAGCATGGTACGTTGCAGATTACGACAGAGGCAGATCTTTTCAAGGCTGAGATCGTGCTGCCCAGGCTGAGCGAGGGACAGACCGGGCAGACAGAAGTTTAA
- a CDS encoding response regulator transcription factor, translated as MEMNHVLVVEDDKEIREGVKIYLKSQGYEVYEAADGIEGLKVLEKEEIHLAIVDIMMPRLDGIRMTMKLREKYDFPVIMLSAKSEEVDKVMGLNIGADDYVTKPFTPMELMARVNSQLRRYRKFMERLAPRENIHVIGGLEINEDTVEVSVDGEPVRLTPIEYKILLLLAKNPGRVFSSEEIYERVWQEKAINTDTIMVHVRNIREKIELDPKNPKYLKVVWGVGYKIEKQG; from the coding sequence ATGGAAATGAATCATGTACTGGTAGTAGAGGACGATAAAGAGATCAGGGAAGGCGTAAAGATCTATCTGAAAAGTCAGGGATATGAAGTGTACGAGGCTGCGGATGGTATAGAGGGGTTGAAAGTACTGGAAAAAGAGGAGATCCATCTGGCGATCGTGGATATTATGATGCCGAGACTGGACGGAATACGGATGACGATGAAATTAAGGGAAAAGTATGATTTCCCGGTTATTATGTTATCGGCAAAGTCAGAGGAAGTAGATAAGGTGATGGGACTGAATATTGGGGCAGATGATTATGTGACGAAACCTTTTACACCGATGGAGCTGATGGCGAGGGTCAATTCCCAGCTCAGAAGATACCGGAAATTTATGGAGCGGCTTGCACCGAGGGAAAATATCCATGTGATCGGAGGTCTGGAGATCAACGAGGATACGGTGGAAGTATCTGTGGACGGAGAGCCGGTCAGACTGACACCGATCGAGTACAAAATTCTGCTGTTGCTTGCAAAAAATCCGGGAAGAGTTTTTTCTTCAGAGGAAATTTATGAGCGTGTATGGCAGGAAAAAGCGATCAATACGGATACGATTATGGTACACGTAAGAAATATCAGAGAGAAGATTGAACTTGATCCAAAAAATCCGAAATATTTAAAGGTGGTGTGGGGCGTTGGTTACAAAATTGAAAAGCAGGGATAA
- a CDS encoding xanthine phosphoribosyltransferase encodes MNFLEERIMKDGVVKEGNVLKVDSFLNHQMDIHLLNEMGAEFKRRFADKQINKILTIEASGIGIACIAAQHFDVPVVFAKKSQSINLDGDMYVAEVESFTHKCKNHVIVAQKFLSPEDHVLLIDDFLANGCALQGLIQIVQSAGATVEGIGIAVEKGFQSGGRMIRNLGFQLESLAIVDGMDAATGEITFREQPQWDAK; translated from the coding sequence ATGAACTTTTTAGAAGAGAGAATTATGAAAGACGGTGTTGTAAAAGAAGGAAATGTCCTGAAAGTAGACAGTTTCCTGAACCATCAGATGGATATTCACCTGTTGAATGAGATGGGAGCAGAGTTTAAAAGAAGATTTGCAGATAAGCAGATCAACAAGATTCTGACGATCGAGGCATCCGGGATCGGAATTGCCTGTATCGCAGCTCAGCATTTTGATGTGCCGGTCGTATTTGCGAAGAAATCCCAGAGCATCAATTTAGATGGTGATATGTATGTGGCAGAGGTAGAGTCGTTTACTCATAAGTGTAAGAACCATGTGATCGTGGCACAGAAGTTCCTTTCTCCGGAAGATCATGTACTGCTTATTGATGATTTCCTTGCAAATGGCTGTGCATTACAGGGACTGATCCAGATCGTGCAGTCTGCAGGTGCTACTGTAGAGGGAATCGGGATCGCAGTGGAAAAAGGTTTCCAGTCGGGTGGAAGGATGATCCGCAATCTCGGATTCCAGTTAGAGTCACTGGCGATCGTTGACGGAATGGACGCGGCGACAGGTGAGATCACATTCAGAGAGCAGCCACAGTGGGATGCGAAGTAA
- a CDS encoding YesL family protein produces the protein MRLDVTDNPVISGMSRIFDMMCLNVLWLVCSLPIFTIGASTTAMYTVMLKVVKNEEGYIVKGFFKAFKENFKKSTIIWLILLVIGGFLGADLYLTSSAKGSVGMALRAIFAALELLVLAVGIYAFALTARYENSIRGTIRNALTLTLARFPSSILMVAIMIALIGISIWNLQLITFALPFWALFGVSIIFWINSKLLRRIFAGIEDHTEEEVEE, from the coding sequence ATGAGACTTGATGTGACGGATAACCCGGTAATAAGTGGTATGTCAAGAATATTCGATATGATGTGTCTGAATGTGCTTTGGCTGGTCTGCTCTCTTCCGATTTTTACGATCGGTGCATCTACGACAGCGATGTATACGGTGATGCTGAAGGTTGTAAAGAATGAGGAAGGATATATTGTAAAAGGCTTTTTTAAGGCATTTAAAGAGAATTTTAAAAAGAGTACGATCATCTGGCTGATCCTGCTGGTGATCGGGGGGTTCCTGGGGGCGGATTTATATCTGACGAGTTCGGCCAAAGGTTCTGTGGGAATGGCGTTAAGAGCGATCTTTGCAGCACTGGAACTGCTGGTACTTGCAGTCGGGATTTATGCATTTGCACTGACCGCGAGATATGAGAACAGTATCAGGGGAACCATCCGTAATGCATTGACGCTGACACTGGCAAGATTTCCGTCTTCCATACTGATGGTAGCCATCATGATAGCGTTGATCGGTATATCAATATGGAATCTCCAGTTGATCACATTTGCTCTTCCATTTTGGGCATTATTTGGAGTTTCGATCATTTTCTGGATCAACTCAAAGTTATTAAGAAGAATTTTTGCGGGAATTGAAGATCATACAGAGGAGGAAGTAGAAGAATGA
- a CDS encoding DUF6465 family protein translates to MSRRTDKKKLKRMNESAVSQASVTVATVSTVKADDAAPAAETTAPVSQPSAAYDLYIQYQGADYNAEELASQILEKCKAEGMDSADLKIYVKPEDKKAYYACAGGNSYIEL, encoded by the coding sequence ATGAGCAGAAGAACTGATAAAAAGAAATTAAAAAGAATGAATGAATCCGCAGTTTCCCAGGCTTCAGTCACAGTTGCAACTGTTTCCACGGTTAAGGCAGATGACGCAGCTCCTGCTGCAGAGACTACAGCACCGGTTTCCCAGCCGTCTGCAGCATATGATCTTTACATCCAGTATCAGGGAGCTGACTACAATGCTGAAGAGCTTGCCTCACAGATTCTTGAGAAATGCAAGGCAGAAGGCATGGACAGTGCTGATCTTAAGATCTATGTAAAACCAGAGGATAAAAAAGCATATTATGCATGTGCAGGAGGTAACAGCTACATCGAGCTGTAA
- a CDS encoding endonuclease III domain-containing protein → MTKKQRALEVIERLKKEYPDADCTLDYDEAWKLLVSVRLAAQCTDARVNVVVEGLFEKYPNVAALADAAVEDIKEIVRPCGLGESKARDISACMKMLRDEYGGKVPEDFDALLKLPGVGRKSANLIMGDVFGKPAIVTDTHCIRLVNRIGLVDGIKEPKKVEMALWKIIPAEEGSDFCHRLVWHGREVCTARTKPHCERCCLADICKKNGVS, encoded by the coding sequence ATGACGAAGAAGCAGCGGGCATTAGAAGTGATCGAGAGATTGAAAAAGGAATATCCGGATGCGGATTGTACCCTGGATTATGATGAGGCATGGAAATTGCTGGTCAGCGTCAGGCTTGCCGCACAATGTACCGATGCAAGGGTGAATGTAGTTGTAGAAGGACTTTTTGAAAAGTATCCGAATGTAGCCGCTCTTGCAGATGCAGCGGTGGAGGATATAAAGGAAATTGTCCGCCCCTGTGGACTGGGGGAGAGCAAGGCACGTGATATCAGTGCCTGTATGAAGATGCTGCGGGATGAGTATGGCGGTAAAGTGCCGGAGGATTTTGATGCATTGTTAAAGCTTCCGGGGGTGGGCAGAAAGAGTGCAAATCTCATCATGGGAGATGTATTTGGAAAGCCGGCAATCGTCACAGATACCCATTGTATCCGTCTTGTGAACCGGATCGGTCTTGTAGATGGGATAAAAGAACCTAAAAAGGTGGAGATGGCATTATGGAAGATCATTCCAGCGGAAGAGGGAAGTGATTTCTGTCACAGACTGGTGTGGCATGGAAGGGAAGTCTGCACAGCGAGAACAAAGCCACATTGTGAGCGTTGCTGCCTGGCTGATATCTGTAAAAAGAACGGTGTATCATAG
- a CDS encoding putative ABC transporter permease, whose translation MNVYTLSQWLLFFFLYSFFGWIWESCYVSLREHRWVNRGFMHGPMLPLYGSGAVSVLIITLPVRDNLPLVFIMGMIGATLLEFFTGMVMESLFHVRYWDYSHLKFNVKGYICPVASLCWGVFSIMMVKVVHIPIEEVILKIPMAIADGLAFVLTVVAAVDFTQSFNEAMDMKKMLAQLDETKVQIRKLQERIREASEDMSEKLRTAAGEVPEKLRSAAATAGEMPGRLRTAAGDRSEKLRTAAGNRSEKFRTAAGDVPEKLRLELAELKENAAKELQKILSRSDETHAGAMKQLRRNPTAASSRFKDVLEELKKYTEKDK comes from the coding sequence CAGTTTTTTTGGATGGATCTGGGAGAGCTGTTATGTATCGCTAAGGGAACACCGATGGGTAAACCGTGGATTTATGCACGGTCCAATGCTCCCACTGTATGGTTCGGGAGCTGTCAGTGTACTGATTATTACGTTGCCGGTGAGAGATAATCTGCCGCTGGTATTCATCATGGGGATGATAGGAGCGACATTGCTGGAATTTTTTACGGGGATGGTCATGGAATCCCTGTTCCATGTCAGATACTGGGATTACAGCCATCTGAAATTCAATGTAAAGGGATATATCTGTCCGGTTGCTTCTCTGTGCTGGGGCGTTTTCTCTATTATGATGGTGAAAGTTGTGCATATTCCGATTGAAGAAGTGATTCTGAAAATTCCGATGGCGATCGCAGACGGACTTGCATTTGTTCTTACGGTTGTGGCTGCGGTGGATTTCACCCAGTCTTTCAACGAGGCAATGGATATGAAGAAGATGCTTGCCCAGTTGGATGAGACGAAAGTTCAGATCCGGAAGCTGCAGGAGCGGATCAGAGAGGCGTCAGAAGACATGTCCGAAAAACTTCGTACAGCAGCAGGAGAGGTGCCTGAAAAGCTTCGCAGTGCAGCAGCAACAGCAGGCGAGATGCCGGGAAGATTGCGTACAGCAGCAGGGGACCGCTCCGAAAAGCTTCGTACAGCAGCAGGGAACCGCTCCGAAAAGTTCCGTACAGCAGCAGGAGATGTACCGGAAAAGCTTCGCCTGGAGCTGGCAGAATTAAAAGAAAATGCGGCAAAAGAACTGCAAAAGATCTTATCCAGATCGGACGAAACTCATGCAGGAGCAATGAAGCAGTTGCGTAGAAACCCGACAGCAGCATCTTCAAGATTTAAAGATGTACTGGAGGAATTAAAGAAATATACGGAAAAAGATAAGTAG